In the bacterium genome, one interval contains:
- a CDS encoding energy-coupling factor transporter transmembrane component T, whose product MNQPPLKRLHPATRLALLVLTLVLLTTFNHPAYVTPLVAGVTLAALYLCGAGTSLRRTAPLAAAFVVLSALLWPPFIKTGEPWAHVWVYRATNLGVLYGLAVGLRTVGMLVAGLAFLAVTTPEEFSEALRTYRVPRGATVTLTLAFRLLPVMFETSARALEAQRARGLDFGSSFLSQARRALPLVVPVFLYSLRSADQLATSLELRGYHTTKRPTPYGARPASAWDWGVWTAMVAVVAAAVFIRLSGHGAVLPGRL is encoded by the coding sequence ATGAACCAACCGCCGCTAAAAAGGCTCCACCCCGCGACGCGCCTGGCGCTGCTCGTACTAACGCTCGTACTCCTCACGACGTTCAACCACCCGGCGTACGTGACGCCGCTGGTCGCCGGCGTCACGTTAGCCGCGCTATACCTCTGCGGGGCCGGGACGTCGCTGCGCCGGACGGCGCCGCTAGCCGCGGCCTTCGTCGTGCTGAGCGCCCTCCTATGGCCGCCTTTCATAAAGACGGGCGAACCCTGGGCGCACGTTTGGGTGTACCGGGCGACGAACCTGGGCGTGCTTTACGGCCTAGCCGTCGGCCTGCGCACCGTCGGCATGCTAGTCGCGGGGTTGGCGTTCCTGGCGGTTACGACGCCGGAAGAATTCAGCGAGGCGCTCCGCACTTACCGCGTGCCGCGAGGCGCGACCGTTACGCTCACGCTCGCGTTTCGCCTTTTGCCCGTAATGTTCGAGACCAGCGCCCGGGCGCTGGAGGCCCAACGCGCGCGGGGGCTAGACTTCGGCTCGAGCTTCCTATCGCAGGCGCGCCGGGCGCTGCCGCTCGTCGTACCGGTTTTCCTGTACAGCCTTCGCTCGGCCGACCAGCTCGCGACGTCGCTCGAGCTCCGCGGTTACCACACGACGAAGAGGCCGACGCCGTACGGCGCCCGGCCGGCGTCGGCGTGGGATTGGGGGGTATGGACGGCTATGGTGGCCGTCGTAGCGGCGGCCGTATTTATTAGATTGAGCGGCCACGGCGCCGTCCTGCCCGGGCGATTATAA
- a CDS encoding ATP-binding cassette domain-containing protein: protein MANAFDVTELTFTYRGRSRPALSHVTLGLEEDRTLGVLGHSGAGKSTLLAALAAVVPAVKKGTMSGDVTLRGASLAGKKPRDVAGDVAFVFEDFDAALVATTVEDEVAFGPRHLGVPAGDIGGRVGDALAACGLAGLEARRVETLSGGQKQRLAVAAALATDARLLLFDEAATDLDPAGKATLQAIITDLGPRGRTAVVADNEAAQALTWNEVALLGGGELVARGSPLRTLADEELCRRAGVAALNFLNYFERRGDGFRLLPGVEIGRLKYDEPPPAAGPPAVVADDLTLTYASGVTALSGFNLAIREGDFVALVGENGGGKTTFAKAAAGLLSPTAGEVLVGGRPPTKLSAKQRARAVGYLFQNPDHQIFQPTVREEVAFGPRQLGLPGYDIERRVAAAVAAVDLEEREDEDPFTMPKGDRQRVALASVLAVEPEILVMDEPTTGLDRREVASLMDAVTALNRRGTTVIFITHAMDVVAGYARRVAVVAGGRVAGEGTPREVLADDELLSRAGLRPPVAARLARDLGLDAVTGDELTRALRIPGRRTEI from the coding sequence GTGGCGAACGCTTTTGACGTTACCGAGCTGACTTTTACGTACCGCGGCCGGTCCCGGCCGGCCCTCTCCCACGTTACCCTCGGCCTGGAGGAAGACCGCACCCTCGGCGTCTTAGGCCATTCCGGCGCCGGCAAATCGACGCTGCTGGCGGCGCTCGCCGCCGTCGTACCCGCCGTTAAAAAGGGAACGATGAGCGGCGATGTTACTTTACGCGGCGCCTCCCTCGCCGGTAAAAAGCCCCGCGACGTCGCCGGCGACGTGGCTTTCGTCTTCGAGGACTTCGACGCCGCGCTGGTGGCAACGACGGTCGAAGACGAAGTCGCGTTTGGGCCGCGGCACCTCGGCGTACCCGCCGGGGATATAGGCGGCCGCGTCGGCGACGCGCTGGCCGCCTGCGGCCTGGCCGGCCTCGAGGCCCGGCGCGTCGAAACGCTGTCGGGCGGCCAAAAACAGCGGCTCGCCGTCGCCGCGGCGCTGGCCACCGACGCGCGCCTGCTGCTCTTCGACGAGGCCGCGACCGATTTGGACCCGGCCGGCAAGGCAACGCTGCAGGCTATTATAACGGACCTCGGCCCTCGCGGCCGTACGGCCGTCGTCGCCGACAACGAAGCGGCGCAAGCGCTCACGTGGAACGAAGTAGCGCTGCTGGGCGGAGGCGAGCTCGTCGCCCGCGGCTCCCCCCTGCGAACGCTGGCCGACGAGGAGCTTTGCCGGCGCGCCGGCGTCGCCGCGCTAAACTTTTTGAATTATTTTGAACGACGCGGCGACGGCTTCCGCCTTCTTCCCGGGGTGGAAATCGGGCGGTTAAAATACGACGAGCCGCCGCCCGCGGCGGGGCCGCCGGCGGTCGTCGCGGATGACCTTACGCTAACGTACGCCAGCGGCGTAACCGCCCTATCGGGTTTTAACCTCGCGATACGCGAGGGCGACTTCGTCGCGCTCGTGGGCGAGAACGGCGGCGGTAAGACGACGTTCGCCAAAGCGGCCGCGGGTCTACTGAGCCCGACCGCCGGCGAGGTTCTCGTCGGGGGCCGGCCGCCGACGAAGCTATCGGCGAAGCAGCGCGCTCGAGCCGTCGGCTACCTCTTCCAAAACCCGGACCACCAGATATTTCAACCGACGGTCCGCGAAGAAGTCGCCTTCGGCCCGCGCCAGCTCGGTTTACCGGGGTACGATATCGAACGCCGCGTAGCGGCCGCGGTCGCCGCGGTGGACCTGGAGGAGCGCGAGGACGAAGACCCGTTCACGATGCCCAAAGGAGACCGCCAGCGCGTCGCGTTGGCCTCCGTCCTCGCCGTGGAACCCGAAATCCTGGTGATGGACGAGCCGACGACGGGGCTCGACCGCCGCGAAGTCGCCTCACTCATGGACGCCGTTACGGCGCTCAACCGGCGCGGCACCACCGTAATCTTTATAACCCACGCCATGGACGTCGTGGCCGGCTACGCCCGGCGCGTCGCCGTCGTCGCCGGCGGCCGCGTCGCGGGCGAGGGTACGCCTCGCGAGGTCCTGGCCGACGACGAACTTTTATCGCGAGCGGGTTTGAGGCCGCCGGTGGCGGCTCGCCTCGCCCGCGACCTGGGCCTCGACGCCGTAACGGGGGACGAGCTAACGCGGGCGCTGCGGATACCGGGCCGTCGAACCGAGATATGA